From Paenibacillus sp. GP183, one genomic window encodes:
- the ileS gene encoding isoleucine--tRNA ligase has product MRKVDVKEKARTRELRVLEQWIQNDTFRKSIENRVGKPNFVFYEGPPTANGEPHIGHVLGRVIKDFIGRYKTMSGYRVIRKAGWDTHGLPVELGVEKKLGISGKQEIEKYGVAEFVEKCKSSVFEYEKQWRELTEAIAYWTDMENPYVTLTNDYIESVWHILSAIHKKGYLYKGHRVSPYCPDCQTTLSSHEVAQGYEDVKDLSATVKFRSKNGNEYFLAWTTTPWTLPANVALAVNKDLDYVKVNQNGKVYIVARNLVEKIMKGEYEILSTHKGSEFVGTPYEAPFGYINVNKGHIVVDADYVSDTSGTGIVHIAPAHGEDDYRTVRQHEMDFVNVVNMAGRYTDQIADFAGRFVKDCDIDIVKNLSERNLLFSKERYEHSYPFCWRCKSPLLYYATESWFIKTTAVKEQLIENNSRISWYPSHIREGRFGKFLEELVDWNISRNRFWGTPLNVWVCQDCASEYAPGSHKDLREKSVHPIDESLELHKPYVDKVKLRCSCGGSMERTSEVIDVWFDSGSMPFAQYHQPFENEELFHEQYPADMICEGIDQTRGWFFSLLAVSTLYNGKSPYKAVISTGHVLDENGQKMSKSKGNGIDPWEIINEFGTDAFRWALLSDSAPWNSKRFSKQIVAEAKSKVIDTINNTHAFYALYATIDQYKPEEHSKQISVNLLDRWILSRLSSTLQNVEKGLEINDFLNPAKQIETFVDELSNWYIRRSRDRFWGSELTADKISAYQTLREVLLTLARMIAPYAPLIADDLYDNLRGKGSVHLADYPKMNDTALDETLENDMEAVRQIVELARNIRNETGIKTRLPLSEVLISLDREFNLGQFEDIIKDEINVKEIRVVRSDIGFLRFNLKLNLKVAGKKYGKFVGPVQTHLKQLSASETKIVIDNGFLDVTIEGESLHILLDELLVEIQANVGFASASGYQMTIALNTTITEELEQEGVVREVIRAIQDYRKKLGLPIEKRVNLVLDVDTQLKTALKRFDHLLQENVLLSRVRYAKELGMESVSFGDNNFSMLIE; this is encoded by the coding sequence ATGAGAAAAGTTGATGTGAAAGAGAAAGCGAGAACCCGTGAGCTTCGTGTTCTGGAGCAGTGGATACAAAATGATACATTCCGCAAATCGATTGAAAACCGCGTGGGCAAACCGAACTTTGTCTTTTACGAGGGGCCTCCGACTGCAAATGGAGAGCCTCATATCGGGCACGTACTTGGACGCGTCATTAAAGACTTCATCGGTCGTTACAAAACTATGTCAGGATACCGTGTCATCCGTAAAGCCGGTTGGGATACGCATGGCCTTCCTGTCGAACTAGGCGTGGAGAAAAAGCTAGGTATTTCCGGCAAACAGGAAATCGAAAAATATGGAGTTGCCGAATTCGTAGAAAAGTGCAAAAGCAGTGTTTTCGAATATGAGAAGCAGTGGCGTGAACTGACCGAAGCGATCGCATACTGGACTGACATGGAAAACCCTTATGTTACGCTTACAAACGATTATATCGAGAGTGTATGGCACATTTTATCTGCAATTCATAAAAAAGGTTATCTGTATAAAGGCCACCGGGTAAGCCCTTACTGTCCTGATTGTCAAACAACACTCAGTTCTCACGAAGTTGCCCAAGGCTATGAAGATGTAAAAGATTTGAGTGCCACTGTGAAATTCAGAAGTAAAAACGGAAATGAATATTTCCTTGCTTGGACGACAACACCTTGGACACTGCCTGCAAACGTTGCTTTAGCAGTAAATAAAGATTTGGATTATGTCAAAGTAAATCAGAATGGCAAGGTATACATCGTCGCAAGAAATCTTGTTGAAAAGATCATGAAAGGGGAATACGAGATCTTATCAACGCATAAGGGTTCTGAATTTGTAGGCACTCCATATGAGGCTCCTTTTGGCTATATTAATGTGAATAAAGGGCATATCGTCGTAGACGCGGATTATGTCAGCGACACCAGCGGTACCGGTATCGTCCATATCGCTCCAGCTCATGGAGAAGATGATTATCGCACGGTCAGACAGCACGAAATGGATTTCGTAAATGTCGTGAATATGGCCGGCCGTTACACCGATCAGATCGCAGATTTTGCAGGACGCTTTGTCAAAGATTGCGACATCGATATTGTGAAAAACTTGTCCGAGCGTAACTTGTTGTTCTCCAAAGAACGTTACGAACATAGCTATCCATTTTGCTGGCGCTGCAAATCACCGCTGCTCTATTATGCGACCGAAAGTTGGTTCATCAAAACGACAGCAGTCAAAGAGCAGCTAATCGAGAACAACAGCAGGATCTCCTGGTACCCTTCTCATATCCGCGAAGGTCGGTTCGGCAAGTTTCTAGAAGAACTCGTCGATTGGAATATCAGCCGGAATCGCTTTTGGGGTACTCCACTTAATGTATGGGTATGCCAAGATTGCGCATCGGAATATGCACCGGGCAGCCATAAGGATCTCCGGGAAAAATCGGTTCATCCGATAGACGAAAGCCTTGAGTTGCATAAGCCCTACGTAGATAAAGTGAAGCTTCGCTGTTCTTGCGGCGGTTCCATGGAAAGAACGTCGGAAGTGATTGACGTCTGGTTCGATAGTGGCTCGATGCCGTTTGCCCAGTACCATCAGCCGTTCGAAAATGAAGAGCTATTCCATGAGCAGTACCCTGCTGACATGATCTGCGAAGGGATTGATCAAACGAGAGGCTGGTTCTTCAGTTTGCTGGCTGTCTCCACGCTATATAATGGCAAATCCCCTTACAAAGCTGTCATATCAACCGGGCACGTACTCGATGAGAATGGACAAAAAATGTCCAAGAGTAAAGGTAACGGTATCGACCCTTGGGAAATCATAAATGAATTTGGAACGGATGCATTTCGGTGGGCCTTGTTGTCTGACAGCGCACCTTGGAACAGCAAACGGTTCTCAAAGCAAATCGTAGCCGAAGCTAAATCAAAAGTAATCGATACGATCAATAACACGCATGCTTTTTATGCGTTGTATGCGACGATTGATCAATATAAACCGGAAGAGCATTCAAAGCAGATTTCTGTGAACTTATTGGATCGCTGGATTTTGTCGAGATTGAGCAGCACCTTGCAAAATGTAGAGAAGGGGCTGGAGATCAACGATTTCCTGAACCCAGCAAAGCAAATTGAAACATTCGTCGATGAACTGAGCAACTGGTACATCCGACGTTCTCGCGATCGTTTTTGGGGCAGCGAATTGACCGCGGATAAAATATCGGCATATCAAACGCTGCGTGAAGTTCTGCTGACACTCGCACGAATGATTGCACCGTATGCACCGCTAATAGCTGATGATCTATACGATAATTTAAGAGGAAAAGGAAGTGTACATCTGGCGGACTATCCGAAGATGAACGATACGGCACTCGATGAAACGCTTGAGAACGATATGGAAGCCGTTAGGCAAATCGTCGAATTGGCTCGCAATATTCGTAATGAAACGGGAATCAAGACCCGCCTGCCGCTGTCCGAGGTGCTCATTTCGCTCGACCGCGAATTTAACCTTGGACAATTCGAAGACATCATCAAAGATGAGATCAACGTCAAAGAAATCCGAGTAGTACGAAGTGATATCGGCTTCTTACGCTTCAACTTAAAACTAAACTTAAAGGTAGCAGGAAAAAAGTACGGCAAATTCGTGGGACCGGTGCAAACCCATTTGAAGCAATTGTCCGCTTCAGAAACGAAAATAGTGATCGATAACGGTTTCCTGGATGTTACGATCGAAGGTGAATCACTGCATATCCTGCTCGATGAATTGCTTGTGGAAATACAAGCGAATGTAGGCTTCGCTTCTGCATCGGGTTACCAAATGACAATCGCCTTAAACACAACAATTACCGAAGAATTGGAACAGGAAGGTGTTGTTAGGGAGGTAATACGTGCAATTCAGGATTATCGTAAAAAGCTAGGGTTGCCGATCGAAAAACGTGTCAATCTTGTTCTAGATGTTGATACTCAGTTGAAAACAGCTCTAAAGCGTTTTGATCATCTTTTGCAGGAAAACGTATTATTGTCCCGAGTCAGATACGCGAAAGAACTAGGCATGGAATCAGTTTCGTTTGGGGATAACAATTTCAGTATGCTCATTGAGTAA
- a CDS encoding GNAT family N-acetyltransferase → MGTIIRRMIVDDIPMLQQVAKTTWNKTYEGIIPSHIQEAFLQRNYSETAMKNRMDRSVVFVADIAGKIKGFANFFRSKEHVEEAELGAIYILPEKQSQGIGSQLLNAGIEELSGIKSLFVVVERENTIGKRFYASKGFVTLNEFEEQLDGHTLKSLKMVLKV, encoded by the coding sequence TTGGGAACCATCATAAGAAGAATGATTGTTGACGATATTCCTATGTTACAACAGGTTGCAAAAACCACGTGGAACAAAACATATGAAGGAATTATCCCATCACATATTCAAGAAGCATTCCTTCAAAGGAATTATTCGGAAACAGCGATGAAAAATAGAATGGATAGGTCAGTTGTATTTGTTGCAGACATTGCTGGGAAAATTAAGGGATTTGCGAATTTCTTTCGGTCTAAGGAACATGTCGAAGAAGCAGAACTTGGAGCAATCTATATCCTGCCAGAAAAACAATCACAAGGAATTGGTAGTCAATTATTAAATGCAGGAATTGAAGAATTGAGCGGAATTAAAAGCTTATTCGTTGTAGTGGAAAGAGAAAATACTATTGGCAAAAGGTTTTATGCTTCCAAAGGTTTTGTCACACTTAACGAGTTTGAAGAACAATTAGATGGGCATACACTAAAATCGTTGAAAATGGTACTGAAGGTTTAA
- a CDS encoding class I SAM-dependent methyltransferase — protein sequence MNSKNDNKKLRESFEQAANIYQQARPDYPEELFDDLIHATNLNPGDRLLEVGCATGKATLPLAKRGFKITCVELGAELAAVARQNLVGMDVEIINGSFEVWQPEAENGFDLVFAATAWKWVDPEVRYNKAWQVLRPGGHLAFWNADHVFPDGGDPFFREIQNVYYDIGEGKSVDNNDWPRPGELHEQRDEIEKSGLFEVVHIRHFDWERIYHVDEYIKLLETFSGHILMEEWKRDKLFNEIRVRLNSRPEKSVSRHWGAVLHVARRKD from the coding sequence ATGAACTCGAAGAATGATAATAAAAAATTGCGCGAGTCATTTGAACAAGCTGCAAATATTTATCAGCAGGCGCGTCCGGATTACCCAGAAGAATTGTTCGATGATTTAATCCATGCGACAAATTTGAATCCAGGTGATCGTTTGTTGGAAGTGGGTTGTGCTACAGGAAAGGCTACTCTCCCGTTAGCCAAGCGCGGATTTAAAATCACGTGTGTAGAACTTGGCGCTGAGCTCGCTGCAGTTGCCCGTCAAAACCTTGTCGGAATGGACGTTGAAATAATCAACGGGAGCTTCGAAGTCTGGCAACCGGAGGCGGAGAATGGGTTTGATCTGGTATTCGCTGCAACCGCTTGGAAATGGGTTGATCCCGAAGTTCGGTACAATAAGGCATGGCAGGTCCTTCGTCCCGGCGGACACCTCGCATTTTGGAACGCAGATCACGTATTTCCAGACGGTGGAGACCCATTCTTCCGTGAAATTCAAAATGTTTACTATGACATCGGCGAAGGTAAATCGGTGGACAACAACGATTGGCCGCGACCTGGGGAACTTCACGAGCAAAGAGATGAGATTGAGAAAAGCGGCCTGTTCGAGGTTGTTCACATACGACATTTTGATTGGGAGCGCATTTATCATGTTGACGAGTACATCAAACTCCTCGAAACCTTTTCCGGGCACATACTTATGGAGGAATGGAAACGCGACAAACTCTTCAACGAAATCCGAGTTCGCCTTAATAGTCGTCCAGAAAAGTCGGTTTCCCGCCATTGGGGCGCTGTTCTACATGTCGCCCGTCGAAAAGATTGA
- a CDS encoding CcdC protein domain-containing protein, with protein sequence MLAWVPYVFALIIIGLVIWIRLKRRGSPIKGNGLWILAPVLLVFVLMYVGLYQLMHIPGRTFHLPAYWEIVIAVLLGISLGVIILMQTSYEKREDGLVYSKPNKNFKYVIIAIVIIRIGLSLYFKSMDYSEFTVLTMVLVFVYLCIWRFGSYVKFRQVSGRQGMEI encoded by the coding sequence ATGTTAGCCTGGGTACCCTACGTATTCGCTCTCATTATTATCGGTTTGGTCATATGGATCAGATTAAAACGCAGAGGAAGTCCGATTAAAGGAAACGGCTTATGGATTTTAGCTCCCGTTCTGCTGGTGTTCGTGCTCATGTATGTAGGTTTATACCAGCTCATGCACATACCTGGCAGAACTTTTCACCTCCCGGCTTATTGGGAAATCGTGATCGCTGTGCTGCTGGGGATATCATTAGGTGTCATTATTCTCATGCAGACGTCGTATGAAAAGCGGGAGGACGGTCTGGTTTATTCAAAACCGAATAAAAATTTTAAATACGTCATCATCGCGATTGTGATCATCCGGATCGGTTTGTCGCTGTATTTCAAGAGCATGGATTACAGTGAATTTACAGTTTTAACGATGGTATTGGTGTTTGTCTACCTTTGCATTTGGAGATTTGGCAGCTATGTGAAATTCCGGCAAGTTTCCGGACGTCAGGGCATGGAAATCTAA